DNA sequence from the Syntrophorhabdaceae bacterium genome:
TAGTTCCTTATACGGAAAAGGGAGAAGGCTTGCTCTCCAACATAGAAGGAGAATACGAAGAGGTTCCCGCAGAGATGCTCATCGAAAAGAACGCAAAGATGGACAAGTTCCAGGTAGACATGGAAACATTCAATAAAGACTTTGAAAAGTGCATTATGTGCATGAACTGCCGGGATATGTGCCCTGTATGCTACTGTATCGACTGTGTCTTTCATGGAGACGAGTATCTGCCCAAAGGTGACGCGCTCCTGAACAAGATCTTCCGGACAGGTTCAGCGAAAATGCCTCAGGGAAAAGAGCTTTTTCACCTCATAAGAATGTACCACGTGTCGCAGACCTGCGTGGGGTGCGGCGCCTGCGAGGAGGCCTGCCCTCAAGGGATTCCTTTGACGAAGTATTTCAAAGGTGTGTCCGAGAGGCTTCAGGGGATGTTCGGCTATATGTCGGGCAGGAGTTTTGAAGAACCGATACCATACGTTACCTTCCTCGAAGAGGAACTGAAAGAGGCAGAGGATTGATAGTATGGAAAGAAGACGGACCACCGCCTGAGGGGCTTGGACGAAGGACGACAACAAAAAAAGGAATTGAGTAAATATTGAGCGATGAAAGAAAAAGATCATGAAATAGTTTTCAAACATACCGGTTACCGGCGGGAGGATTTTTCGGTCTGCGTTGGTTGCAAGATCTGCGCGTCTGTGTGCACGGTGAACGATCTGGACATCGCGGTGAACCCACAGGAGCTGCTCCTGCGGCTTT
Encoded proteins:
- a CDS encoding 4Fe-4S binding protein, which encodes VPYTEKGEGLLSNIEGEYEEVPAEMLIEKNAKMDKFQVDMETFNKDFEKCIMCMNCRDMCPVCYCIDCVFHGDEYLPKGDALLNKIFRTGSAKMPQGKELFHLIRMYHVSQTCVGCGACEEACPQGIPLTKYFKGVSERLQGMFGYMSGRSFEEPIPYVTFLEEELKEAED